Part of the Acidobacteriota bacterium genome, ACGTTGCGGGCCACGACGTAGCCGACCTCGGGATGGCTCTCGAAATGCCGGAACAGCGCGACGCGCGGGAGCGCGAGCACCTCCGTCTCGACGAGCGCGGTCGCCGTCAGCGTGAAGCGGTGCGGCGGCGTCAGCGCGGACCAGCCGAGCGCCTGGCCGGTGCCGCGTTCCTCGATCAGCACGTTCTCCTCGCGGTCGAGCACCCGCATCGGCAGCGTCAGCGCGACGCGCCCCCGCTCGATGGTGAAGAGCCGGTCGGCATCGGTGCCCAGCTTGAACAGCACGTTCCCCTGCACGAGCGTGGTGCGGAACCCGATCTTCTCGATCTCCTCGGCCTCGCTGTCCTGCAGCCCGGCGAGCAGCTCTGTCTGAGTTCTCGTCATGCCGGCCCCCTTCAGTGCACCAGGCGCGAGACGGTCGGACTGTGCAGCGACTCGGCGGTCGGCGCGCGGAGGAACGATTCGGCCGCCGCCTGCTCGAGGCGGACGTGCCGCTCGATTTCGAGGAGCAGCGCCTCGGCCGGCACCCGCCCGACGCCCGCTTCCTGCTGATCGCCGAAGAAGCGCGGCGGCACGAGCACCGGGCGGTCCACCGCAGGCTCGCCCTCCCGGGGCTCCTGCCGCGTCGCCGCCGCGAACAACACCGCGCTGACTGTGACACCGAGCAGGCTGAGGGCCAGCGCCATCAGAAACATTTCCATGCTTCCCCCTTTTCGTGCGCACGGCACGTGCGGCGTGCATGAGCAGGTTTCATGCCCGTGCGGCTGAGATGGAAAACCCCGCAATTCCAGGGGCCCGTGATGAATGGAGGCCGCGGGATCTGCCACTCCGTCAGGACGCGCCTGACGTTTCGTCAGATTGACGCCGCCGCGGGAGTCTGCCACTATGCCTGCATTCCACGTTTCAGCAGCACGAATGCGGGCCCTGCCCGGACAGCGCCGCACATCGAGCCGGCGATCGCGTCACGAGCGGGCCGCCGAGGATCGACCGTGCCACGCCTGACGAGCATGACGGCGGCTCTCGCGATCGGCATCACCGCCGCGGTGGCCGTGGCCTGCGCCGTCGGCGCCTACTTCTACTCGGTCCATCATTTCGACGCGCTGCTCGAGAACGAGCGTGCGACGGCGCTCGCGCAGGGGGAATTGATGCGCGCCGCGCTCGAGCACCAGATGATCGAGAACGACCGCACGCTCATCGCCACGCTGATCAGGACCTTCGGCGAGGAAAAGCGCGTGCGCAACGTCATGCTGCTCGATCGCACCGGCGTGCTCCGGTACGCGAGCCGCCCGCCCGGCCCGGCCGCCGACCTGCGAATCGATTCCCCCACGTGCCAGGCCTGTCACCAGCTGCCGCCCGAGCAGCGCGGGTCCAGCCGGGTGATCGAGACGAGCGACGGAACCCTGCTGCGCACCGTCATTCCGATCCACAACCGGGCGGCGTGCTACCAGTGCCACGACCGGTCGCGGCGGATCAACGGCATCATGATCCTGGACATGGACACCGGCGCGCTGCGCGAGACGATGAACGCCGAGCTGCGATGGATGGTGGCGGCCAGCGGCGGCCTGGCGCTCCTGCTCATCGCCGTCATCGCCCTGGTGGTGCGCCTCGTCGTGCTGCGCCGCCTGCAGCGGTTCGAGATCACCGCGCGGCAGATTGCACGCGGCGACCTCGAGCGCCGGGTTCCGGCGGACGGCTCCGACACGATTTCGTGGCTCGCGAGCGAGTTCAACACGATGGCCGATTCGATGAGCGGCCTGCTCGGCGAAGTCCGCACCGAGCGCGAGCGCGTGGAAACGGTCATCAACAGCATCGACGACGGCATCGTCGTGCTGGACACGAATCGCAAGGTGGTGGCGGCCAACGACGCGTTCCTCGCGCGGACGGGACACGGCCGGCACGAGGTGCTCGGCTGTTGCTGCCGCGATTTCGCGCCGGGCGCGTGCACCGCCGCCGACTGCCCCACACTGGCGACCCTGCAGAGCAGCGAGCGGCAGGTGCGCATCTGCGAGCGGCGCGCCGCCGACGGGTCCGTCAGATGGGAGGAGGTCCACGCGTCTCCCATTCGCGGGCCGGCGGGGACCGTCGTGCAGGTCGTCGAGGTCTGGCGCGACATCTCCGACCGTCGCGCCGCCGAGGCGCGGCTGGCCGAGTCGCATCGCCTCGCATCGCTCGGCGTCCTGGCGTCCGGCTTTTCGCACGAGCTGAACACCCCGCTCGGCACCGTCCTCACGTGCGTCGAGGGCATCCTGCGCGACGCGCAGACGCAGCCGGACGGGCCCGAGTGGGCCCGCGTGGGCGATACGGCGCGGATCGCCCGCGAGCAGCTGCTGCGTTGCCGCGGCATCACGCAGCATTTCCTGCGGATGTCGCGCGGCCAGCGATCGTCGATCGGCGTGGTCGATCTGCACGAGGCCGCCGCCGTCGCCGCGCGGCTGATCGAGCCGACAGCGCGGCGTCACCACGTGGCGGTCGCCGTCGAGTCGCCGGGCGCCGCGCCGCGCGTGCGTGCCGACGAAGCGGAGCTGCAGCACACCCTCATCAACGTGCTCCTGAACGCCGTGCAGGCGTGCGCGTCTGGCGGCCGCGTCGTGGTGACGGTCGGCGGCGGCGGCGCGCCCCGCGTGAGCGTGCGCGACGATGGCTGCGGCATCGCGCCCGAGCACCAGAAGCGGATCTTCGAGCCGTTCTTCAGCCTGCGCGAGGGCGG contains:
- a CDS encoding cyclic nucleotide-binding domain-containing protein, which translates into the protein MTRTQTELLAGLQDSEAEEIEKIGFRTTLVQGNVLFKLGTDADRLFTIERGRVALTLPMRVLDREENVLIEERGTGQALGWSALTPPHRFTLTATALVETEVLALPRVALFRHFESHPEVGYVVARNVAFIIGQRLEIFQAMWMREMQRFVKSAYA
- a CDS encoding PAS domain-containing protein translates to MPRLTSMTAALAIGITAAVAVACAVGAYFYSVHHFDALLENERATALAQGELMRAALEHQMIENDRTLIATLIRTFGEEKRVRNVMLLDRTGVLRYASRPPGPAADLRIDSPTCQACHQLPPEQRGSSRVIETSDGTLLRTVIPIHNRAACYQCHDRSRRINGIMILDMDTGALRETMNAELRWMVAASGGLALLLIAVIALVVRLVVLRRLQRFEITARQIARGDLERRVPADGSDTISWLASEFNTMADSMSGLLGEVRTERERVETVINSIDDGIVVLDTNRKVVAANDAFLARTGHGRHEVLGCCCRDFAPGACTAADCPTLATLQSSERQVRICERRAADGSVRWEEVHASPIRGPAGTVVQVVEVWRDISDRRAAEARLAESHRLASLGVLASGFSHELNTPLGTVLTCVEGILRDAQTQPDGPEWARVGDTARIAREQLLRCRGITQHFLRMSRGQRSSIGVVDLHEAAAVAARLIEPTARRHHVAVAVESPGAAPRVRADEAELQHTLINVLLNAVQACASGGRVVVTVGGGGAPRVSVRDDGCGIAPEHQKRIFEPFFSLREGGTGLGLFLSLNFVRGWGGDIRVTSTPGEGSSFDILFPAASAAAFRSAS